A portion of the Thermothelomyces thermophilus ATCC 42464 chromosome 5, complete sequence genome contains these proteins:
- a CDS encoding Emopamil-binding protein, whose amino-acid sequence MSTSYSYPNDSMASHPYYPPDLVLPGFVPNEISVPVLLASFAGAASLVIWVTSVLARTIRPGISRADLFTAMWFMLCGCIHLFFEGYFAYHNGSMPARSDLFGQLWKEYAKSDRRYLTRDSFTVCMETVTAVAWGPLSFLIGWFVIKDNPLRHPLQIIVSLGQLYGDVLYYAIFFFDESVYGAVYCRPGSFYFWAYFVMLNGFWIVIPLIHIVRSTVACARALQFVQDATKQRRSK is encoded by the exons ATGTCAACCAGCTACAGCTACCCCAACGACAGCATGGCCAGCCATCCATACTACCCCCCTGATCTGGTGCTCCCTGGCTTCGTGCCAAACGAAATCTCTGTACCAGTCCTCCTTGCCTCCTTTGCCGGTGCCGCGAGCTTAGTGATATGGGTTACCTCGGTACTCGCACGAACCATTAGGCCCGGAATCAGCAGGGCTGACCTGTTCACGGCCATGTGGTTCATGCTCTGCGGCTGTATCCACCTCTTCTTTGAAG GTTACTTCGCGTACCACAACGGCTCGATGCCGGCGCGCTCTGATCTCTTTGGCCAGCTGTGGAAAGAGTACGCGAAATCGGACAGGCGATACCTCACACGCGACTCTTTTACGGTGTGCATGGAAACGGTCACCGCGGTTGCATGGGGACCACTGTCCTTCCTGATCGGATGGTTCGTGATCAAAGACAACCCGCTCCGCCACCCGCTGCAGATCATTGTCAGCCTCGGCCAGCTATACGGGGATGTGCTGTACTACgccatcttcttcttcgacgAGTCCGTTTACGGCGCCGTCTACTGCCGCCCCGGGTCCTTCTACTTTTGGGCCTACTTCGTCATGCTCAATGGGTTCTGGATCGTCATCCCTTTGATCCACATTGTTCGGAGCACCGTGGCATGCGCAAGAGCCCTTCAGTTCGTGCAGGATGCTACGAAGCAAAGAAGGTCAAAATGA